Part of the Petrotoga olearia DSM 13574 genome, AAATTGTTTTGTTCAACAACTATACTTATTTCATTTTTCTTTGGTGTGGTGAAATCTTTTATATCGAAACTTTTTTCAAGAATCCTTATCAATTCTTTGGCATCATTCGTGGAATTCATCCTTTACATACACCTCCCCTAAGGAACGAATTTGATTATTTCGATACCAATCGTAATTCTCTACATATTTCTTCCATCCATTGGCTTCCCCTTTTGTAATCATATTTTCAAGGGTTTTAAAAGTATTCATTATAGCTTCAGGCCTTGGCATACATCCGGCAACGTATAGATCGACAGGAAGATAATAATCCAACCTGTTGATCACTGCATAAGAATCATAGTATATTCCACCGTTTATAGTACAAGATCCAAAGCCTACAAGATATTTTGGAGTCATCATTTGTTCATAAGTGTATATAACTCTCCTTAAAGTTTTAACGCTCAGATAACCTGTTATCAATAGAACATCAGCTTGACGAGGAGTTGCCATTGGTCCCATACCCAATCTTTCCATGTCAAATCTTGCGGTCATAGTGGGCGGAAGTTCTACGGCACCACAACCTGTGCAATAATGAAGCATCCATAAAGATTTTCCTCTGAAGATATTCTTTATCTTTTCCCAAAAAGTTATCGTATCGTTTAGATCTTCTTCAAAGATATTCATCTGTTCTATTTTTTCTTCATTTGTCATACGTTCACCCCCAGTCCTGTAAAAATTACTATCGCA contains:
- a CDS encoding NADH-quinone oxidoreductase subunit NuoB, giving the protein MNIFEEDLNDTITFWEKIKNIFRGKSLWMLHYCTGCGAVELPPTMTARFDMERLGMGPMATPRQADVLLITGYLSVKTLRRVIYTYEQMMTPKYLVGFGSCTINGGIYYDSYAVINRLDYYLPVDLYVAGCMPRPEAIMNTFKTLENMITKGEANGWKKYVENYDWYRNNQIRSLGEVYVKDEFHE